AATGGGCAAATGATGGTAAGGGTCTTTATTTTCAGTTTGATACGGAAGGTGCTACCAAAATAGGGCATATTACCTTAGATGGAAAAGTGACTACCCTTGTTGATGGTCTTGGAGGCTTATCTCTAGGAAGACCTTATAATGCAGGTGATTTCACCGTTTCCAGCAATTCAAAATTCGCCTATACTTTAGGAAATACCGAACACCCGTCTGATTTAGGAGTTGCGGATAAAAAAGGTTCCAAGAGATTGACATTTGTAAATGACGACCTTTTCTCTTTCCGGGATTTGGGAAAAACCGAAGAAATTTGGTGGGAGTCTTCATATGACCAACAAAAAATACAAGGATGGGTGGTGACGCCGCCAAACTTTGACCCGAATAAAAAATATCCATTTATTCTTGAAATTCATGGCGGACCGTTTACAAGTTATGGTTCTGTATATAGTGCCGAAATACAGGCATACGCAGCGGCAGGCTATGTGGTACTTTATAGCAACCCACGTGGTAGTACTAGTTACGGTGCAGAATTTGGGAATTTAATTCACCACGACTACCCTAATCACGATTATGAAGATCTTATGAGCGGTGTTGATGCCGTTATTGAAAAAGGATATGTAGATACCGATAATTTATTTGTTACCGGTGGTAGTGGCGGTGGAGTGCTTACCGCTTGGATCGTTGGCAAAACAGACCGATTTAAAGCTGCCGTAGTTGCCAAACCGGTTATAAACTGGACAAGCTTTGTGCTCTATGCAGACGGTGCCGCTTTCTTCTCTAAATATTGGTTCGGTAAAAAACCTTGGGAAGATCCAGAAAACTATTTTAGACGTTCTCCGCTAATGTATGTTGCAAATGTAACTACACCAACAATGCTACTAACGGGTGAAGAAGATTATAGAACCCCAATTGCGGAATCTGAGCAATTCTATACAGCTTTGAAACTAGAAGGAGTAGAAACAGCCATGGTTCGTATACCTGGCGCAGGACACGGTATTGCAAACAGACCAAGTAATTTAGTAGCTAAAATTGCCAGTGTTCTTGCCTGGTTCGAAAAATATAAAGATGCCGAATAGTATAAAATGTATTGGTTTTGTCATGACATTATTCATGTCGATATCTAGCCTTTGTGGTCAAGATATCAATGTGCTTACTTATAATATTAAGTATGATAATGTGAATGATACGGTGAATAATTGGAATGACCGTAAGACTGCGATGGTTGACCTTTTAAAATACTATAACCCAGGTGTTATTGGTATGCAAGAGGTTCTACATCATCAGCTGACGTATTTAAACGAACAACTACCTGATTATGCTTTTATTGGTGTTGGGCGTGATGATGGAAAGGAAAAAGGAGAGTACTCCCCTATTCTGTTTAATGCAAAGAAGTATAAACTTTTACAGAGCGAAACATTTTGGCTATCTGAAACCCCTAATGAAATATCTGTTGGTTGGGATGCTGCTATGGAGCGTATTTGTACTTACGGATTGTTCGAAGATGTAACATCTAAAAAACAGTTCTTGGTTTTTAATACGCATTTTGATCATATTGGCACTGTAGCTCGTGAAAAGTCGGCCGAATTAATCGTTTCAAAAATCAAGGAAATAAATACAGACAAACTTCCGGTGTTATTAATGGGGGATTTGAACCTGAATCCCACAGAAAAACCTATTCAATTTTTACAAAAAGCTTTATCCGACGGGCAAGCAATTACTCAGAAAACATTTTATGGACCTACGGGTACGTTCAGTGGTTTTGACCATTCGCGCATATTATCAAATCGTATAGACTACATTTTCATTGAGAATTTTAATGTTTTAGAATACGTACATATCGATGATAGAATGGAAAACAACAAACATATTTCTGATCACCTACCCGTATTTGCTAAACTGGTAGCGAAACAATAAATAGCATAAAAAAACAATAATAATAAGCCCCTTAACACTATAGTTTAAGGGGCTTATTAGTTAATTTATTTAGGTACTTCCTTATAGTTCAGATACAAGACTTTTGTATACAAAAGCCTTAGTTCCCGTTAAAAGTTCCACATGTGCCCAGTTTTCGGTATATCCTAAAAGAGCTAAAGTATCATTACGCTTAGCTTCACCAAATTTAATGCCTGCAACCTCTGGCGCGTTTCTGATATTGGCAACTGTCGCCGAGACTTTTAAAAATTTAGAAGTACTTGCCAATTCTTGAAAACTTGGTCTTTCGATAAGCTTTACAAACGGTAATGGATTGATTGCACCTTGACCGGATTTATAAATTCCGAAATGTAAATGTGGTGCAGTGGTTCTCGCGTTTCCCGTATTTCCTACCAATCCTAAAGTATCACCAATTTTTACCTTTTTGCCAATTGGCACTAAAATACTATCCAAATGCGCATAATAAAGCGATTTACCAAATAGTCCGGCTTTTAGCCATACTTGTTTGCCACCCAGACCTCTATTTCCTGTAGAGCTTACTCTACCGTCTACTACAGCAATAACTGGTGTTCCTCTTGCGGCAAAAATATCAATACCTTTGTGATTACGGGCTCCACCAGCTCTTACCGCACCCCAAAAACTTTGAATAGCTGTATTGTCCTTACCCAAAACCGGAAACCCAAAACTTGGAGAAGCGAACATTTGAAAACTAAATAAACCTTGAGCGTCCAACTCTGGTTGAATTGCAATATTATAAATTCCTGTTTCCTCAATGGCTACTTTTAATTCATTTTCACCCAAGTCATTTTGAACAATATTTGTCAGACTACTATCAGGATTCATTTTAATAAGGTTGATAAAATTTCGAATTCCCAACACTTTATTCTCGATAGAAACATGAAATACTTCACCTTCATTTAAATATATATTGTAACTATAGACCGTAATTCGATCTTTGTAATATTCTCCCTGTTCCACATATGGCAAACGTATTTGTAAACTATCTCCTTTAGCTTTTTGAAATTCCCGCTCCCACTTATTAAAACGTAATGAATCTAAATTTTCAAATTCTCGGGCATATAATTCTCTAGCCGTTGGCTGTACAATTACATCGGCTACCTTTCTTATTTGCTTACAGGCAGAAATTACTACGACAAACAAAAGAAAAAAATAAGCTTTTATTTTAAAATATGGACTCATCAAATGGTTGCATACATTTTATAAAAATGAAAAATCGGACCTTTTATGGAGTCCGATTTATAAGATGTTCTTAATAAATTATTTCTTTAAAAAAGAAACAAGAATTTCATTTAACTCATTGACGTGTGTTACATTGAGTCCGTGTGGAGCTCCTTTAATTATTTCCAGCGTACTGTATTTAATTCCTTCATGTGCTTGTTTTGCAGAAGTTTCAATCGGTACGGTGGCATCGGCATCACCGTGTACAATTAATGTCGGTACAGTTACATTTTCCAACTCTGGTCTAAAATCGGTATGCATCCACGCTAAAGCAGTTTGTATCGTTGCCCTTGGTGAAGCAAATGAAGCAATGGTAAAATCATAATCTAACTGAGCTTCACTTACCCGTTTATTTTTATTATCCTCATAGTTGTAAAATCCTTTGCTAAACTCTTTTAAGAACCCAACTCTATCTTTTTGAAGTGCATCTATAATTCCGTCTAACGCATCCTCTGGAACTCCATTTGGGTTATCCGGTTTTTGCTTAACTAAAGGAATTATAGAACTAATTAACGCTACTTTGGCTATTCTACTAGAACCAAAATCCGTTAAATAACGGACTACTTCTCCACCACCCATAGAAAATCCTACAATAATGGCATCTTTTAGTTCTAATTCTTCAATTATGGCGTTTAAATCACTGGCCAAGACTGAATAATCATAATCGCCCCAGGGAGAAGAAGAAGTACCAAAACCTCTACGATCGTAAGAAATACAACGGAAACCTTCTTCGACTATTTTCCAAACTTGTAGTTCCCAAGATTTTCTACTTAATGGCCACCCGTGAATTAAAATTACCGGTTGTCCGCTTCCGTAATCTTCGTAAAAAATATCTACTTGTTCTTTTGCTTTTGTATTTGTTATAAAGGGCATATTCTCGTTTTAAAATTCTTAATTAAATTAATTAGATTATTGTAATTTTTATAGCACTAAACATTAAATAATTGATTCTAAAAGCATTTGTCCAAAACCTTTATATTTACGTAAAAACAATACCACATGTTTATACCCGAGCATTATAAAAACAATGATATTAAAGAGATTCACGATTTTTTAAAAAACAATAGTTTCGGTATCCTTATCAATACCATAGACGGAAAACCATGGGGAACGCATATTCCTTTAGAATTAGGAAAGAACACAGAGG
The genomic region above belongs to Maribacter hydrothermalis and contains:
- a CDS encoding M23 family metallopeptidase, producing MSPYFKIKAYFFLLFVVVISACKQIRKVADVIVQPTARELYAREFENLDSLRFNKWEREFQKAKGDSLQIRLPYVEQGEYYKDRITVYSYNIYLNEGEVFHVSIENKVLGIRNFINLIKMNPDSSLTNIVQNDLGENELKVAIEETGIYNIAIQPELDAQGLFSFQMFASPSFGFPVLGKDNTAIQSFWGAVRAGGARNHKGIDIFAARGTPVIAVVDGRVSSTGNRGLGGKQVWLKAGLFGKSLYYAHLDSILVPIGKKVKIGDTLGLVGNTGNARTTAPHLHFGIYKSGQGAINPLPFVKLIERPSFQELASTSKFLKVSATVANIRNAPEVAGIKFGEAKRNDTLALLGYTENWAHVELLTGTKAFVYKSLVSEL
- a CDS encoding S9 family peptidase; translation: MKLITKTLFILLFSVSITAQVSSNLELTDIFNMEYVSDPQISPDGSKIIYVRNFKDIMTDRNLSNLWMVNYDGSQNRPLTTGNQNDYYPRWSHDGKKIIFKSNQTDDKMKLYLMWMDTKEIAPLTNTPKAPGAVSWSNDDRYLAFTMFVPESEESIVKLPAKPEGAKWNTPPTYIDKLNYRGDGQGYIKGGHDQIFTLSIDGGTPKQLTFKKFDHGAPVWAKNDRTLYFSANFNPDEAFEPANSEVYALDIATAKVSPLTSRYGPDGSPTVSPDGKMIAYTGNDDKLQGYQITNLYVMNTDGSNSKLLSGDFDRDIGNAQWANDGKGLYFQFDTEGATKIGHITLDGKVTTLVDGLGGLSLGRPYNAGDFTVSSNSKFAYTLGNTEHPSDLGVADKKGSKRLTFVNDDLFSFRDLGKTEEIWWESSYDQQKIQGWVVTPPNFDPNKKYPFILEIHGGPFTSYGSVYSAEIQAYAAAGYVVLYSNPRGSTSYGAEFGNLIHHDYPNHDYEDLMSGVDAVIEKGYVDTDNLFVTGGSGGGVLTAWIVGKTDRFKAAVVAKPVINWTSFVLYADGAAFFSKYWFGKKPWEDPENYFRRSPLMYVANVTTPTMLLTGEEDYRTPIAESEQFYTALKLEGVETAMVRIPGAGHGIANRPSNLVAKIASVLAWFEKYKDAE
- a CDS encoding endonuclease/exonuclease/phosphatase family protein, coding for MPNSIKCIGFVMTLFMSISSLCGQDINVLTYNIKYDNVNDTVNNWNDRKTAMVDLLKYYNPGVIGMQEVLHHQLTYLNEQLPDYAFIGVGRDDGKEKGEYSPILFNAKKYKLLQSETFWLSETPNEISVGWDAAMERICTYGLFEDVTSKKQFLVFNTHFDHIGTVAREKSAELIVSKIKEINTDKLPVLLMGDLNLNPTEKPIQFLQKALSDGQAITQKTFYGPTGTFSGFDHSRILSNRIDYIFIENFNVLEYVHIDDRMENNKHISDHLPVFAKLVAKQ
- a CDS encoding alpha/beta fold hydrolase translates to MPFITNTKAKEQVDIFYEDYGSGQPVILIHGWPLSRKSWELQVWKIVEEGFRCISYDRRGFGTSSSPWGDYDYSVLASDLNAIIEELELKDAIIVGFSMGGGEVVRYLTDFGSSRIAKVALISSIIPLVKQKPDNPNGVPEDALDGIIDALQKDRVGFLKEFSKGFYNYEDNKNKRVSEAQLDYDFTIASFASPRATIQTALAWMHTDFRPELENVTVPTLIVHGDADATVPIETSAKQAHEGIKYSTLEIIKGAPHGLNVTHVNELNEILVSFLKK